Within Myotis daubentonii chromosome 13, mMyoDau2.1, whole genome shotgun sequence, the genomic segment atcccccactggggataaagtctgcaacccaggcatgtgcccttggctggaatcgaacctgggacccttcagtccacaggctgccgctctatccactgagccaaaccagtgagggccacACAGATATTTTTACAATCAAAAGGTAACAGTGCAACCTTTCCCCATGAACGTTTGTGAAGCAGGCTAGAAACCACTGCTCTGAATGATCCCTGGAAAGATTTGAGACATCTCAAAATTAAATTTGATGGCGGTGCTTTTGGAGTTCAGATTCCCCCATTATGTCCtttgtacttttaaaagaaaacttctaGGGTTTAAAAAAGTGAGAAGGTATTGTTCTTGCACAAGTAAATTCCGGACAGATGGAGAGGTCCCTTCTCGTGCACTGCGAGACAATGGGCAGATGGTAGGGACCACAGGAGGCCTGGATGCTATTATTCTATACAGAGGTCATTGGAGTATAAGCCACACAAAGCTAGCCTTGTTTTGGTAGCATTTCACATTCAAAGAAACATCaaagtagcaactaaaataatttaaaggaaatttatatctttactaCTTTGTCTTATCAGGTAGCCAAAGGAGAATTATTGCATATAACACAGTAAAGctgtcttaaatatatttttctcattccctCATTTACACACTCTCCAACATGCAGCAGCCACAGAATTTCTCCTGTTCCACTGTGAACACTCAGAAAGCTCTTTCTCCACCCTGGGCCATACAGGCGCCCTgtatttttcccctttcctttctggcttagagtttttttttttttttttttttttttttcagttgatcagcagcctagccaggttctgtctttattgtcctgttacatctgtatttataccagttgattttaatcctatccattctattccaaaggttagggcgtttgttaatctagttcttttgagtttaatcctgtctaggttaatgtctgtgttccattataagggctattccaaggtcactgctctactggtaagctacaaggaagtgactgaaggagattatcctacccagtaaaggttatgtcctcccagcctcgctgcttgccttccctgggactgccctgtgtccgtgggtctccaggggtataggctttggtgctttccctggtgggccgacccctggggatgtgggcccaagtcccaaatttattgccaacagtcttagtccaagttcttcgtaggtagtacatggtatttctgtaacactaggaggtttcactgatttattctcttccttagtcctgttaatccctaactccagggaaaaaatcctcacctggggaaacaacctttcttggagaggtgaccttggttaaaacacatagggctaagagggggagcaaacatattaagaacagtatgccatatacgccaggtcccttgaaacatatgctgtgcagatgtttcttcgctgcagcgactgtgtcaagcagcaaggatggaccggcttctggcagatttcctgtttttttattttttcaatgataGCACGtgtaaatcagtggccacctctcagattgggttgtttaagactcggaagaagactgacaagcaatgatagcgagcatagctataaacatagtggatggggTGCACACGGAGCCATGTTCttgtagaacagtgatggcgaaccttttgagctcggcgtgtcagcattttgaaaaaccctaacttaactctggtgccgtgtcacatatagaaattttttgatatttgcaaccatagtaaaacaaagacttatatttttgatatttattttatactaggggcccggtgcacgaaattcgtgcactgggtgtgtgtgcgggggagtgtccctcagcccagcctgccccctctcacatattgggagccctcaggcattgacccccatcaccctccaatcgcaggatcggccccttgcccaggcctgacgcctctgacagaggtgacaggcctgggcaggggaccctcatttccccccatcactggttctgcccccagcccaggcctgatgcctctggcccaggcatcaggcctgggcaggagacccccagacccctccgattgctggctctgccccttgcccaggcctgatgcctcagccagaggcgtagacccccatcaccctctgatcacctgatcggccccttgcccaggcctgatgcctccgccagaggtgtcaggcttggacaggggacccccatctccccccaatcactggctctggcccccacccaggcctgaggcctctggcccaggaatcatgcctgggcaggtgacccccatctccctctgatcgcttgctccaccccccgcccaagcctgacgcctctgacccaggcttcaggcctgggcaaggggatcatcatatccccccaatccccggctcagcccccgcccaggcccgatgccttggccagaggagttgaccctcatcaccctccgatcaccaatcaccggatcggccccttgaccaggcctgaggcctccggcagaggtgtcaggcctgggcaggggacccccagctccccgcggttgcaggctctgcccctgcccaggcctaacgcctctggcctaggcgtccggcttgggcagcggggacccgcagctgcagtggccccgcgaccgtgggctccgctttaggcccaggcaaggcacccctagctcccgggactgccagcttcgaccgtgtccagctcccatcgctggctccacccctacttcctgctatcactggccagggcggcaaaggcgcctgattctccgatcatggctggggggcagggcaaaggcagccctgggtccgcctttgccctgccccccagctcttagctccccgctgggtttccgatcactgtcagtggcagggggcttcttcctgctttccctttcgccttcctgcattgtgcctacatatgcaaattaactgccaatcttagttggcagttaactgccaatcttagttggcagttaactgcccatcatagttggcagttaatttgcatatagccctgattagccaatgaaaagggcagctcgtacgccaattaccatttttctcttttattagtgttgatatttaaatgccatttaacaaagaaaaatcaaccaaaaaaatgagttcgcgtgccacctctgacaggcgtgtcataggttcgccatcactgctgtagaaggttgctggcctcttcagtcaaggaaTTTCAGCTGCCCTCAAGTTGGTGGTTTGGtagtccttgttgatctggctagtgGGTGGCGTCATTGGAGACGGGCTTCCTGAAGCGTCAGTGCGTTGAAGGGCTGGATCATGGGTCCATCAGGGCCGcgcttgatggtggtgtcggtgtctAGTGAGgcgtcagctgtgccctctgggtcggctgatatggatgataccgggaggaggaggaggaggccgagaTGGAGGGTGGTgtgacataaggtcggactagtcggtctggaatccacacaggggATAACCtttggggggagcggggggggctTACTTAGGGGAATCCTGTTCAGGCGCCAGAGAAATACTAAGGACTCTCAGCGGGCAGGTGCAACTCCCGAGGCCAGCAGGCCTTTCAATGGGAAGGCAAGTAAAAGCTCAGCTTGTCCCCCCAGGCGGAgaagtttccccatctgtgccaGGGAGAGTGcttttggagatttttttccccttgcagacttttctttcctttgtttccacCTGTTTCATTTCCGTTGCTTCTCCATCTTCTCCGAGGTTGGCTGGACTCTGGTCCCCGGGATTCATGGAGGATTTCTCTATGATGACCAAGGCCTCTTTTATGTAGTTCTGCATAGCAGACACCGCGGCACAGAGGGCCTGGCTGCCAAACCCGTGGGTAATCAGGCTGAAGTGAGACAGGCAGTTCTGAATGTTCGCCTCTAAGACCGGGGCCGGCCAGTTGTTCCCACTGGGCGTTCGGTCTTGGTGGAGAAGGTCCGTGAATTCTTGACACACTTGCTGTGCGGCCAGCAGCATGTTCTTCCTCGTGGCCATCTCATTCCGTCCTCCGAGGTGAGGTCTAGTTAAGTGCTCGGCCACCGGCTTACTAGGAAACTCAGCCTCACAGACAGATGCGAAGTCCTGAGCCAAGTGAACGGCCTCCCCTTCTACTAAGGACGTCAGGAGGGTGACGTGTGCAGCCTTCCGTCTGCCGGCTGGAAGGTTCAGCCCAAACTTGTGCAGCTTCTCCCGCAAGGACCGGCCTCCATTTTTAGACTTGGCTCTTCTGAGAACACCTCCCAGTATTGAGGCATTTAAGCACTCAGGCGGGGACAGTCGCCTCTGGACTTCGGCAACTGTCACTGTGTATTTCGACGTGGAGCCCAGGAGGGCCAATCTTCCAGGGACGGAGCAGAAGACCTCACAGGGGTTCATCACAGCCCCCACCAGCTCCTTCTGACAGGGGAGACTCAAGGGATTCTTGGTCATTGAAATGGGACCTTTGCGAATCCCAGTCTGATCATGC encodes:
- the LOC132214919 gene encoding LOW QUALITY PROTEIN: transcription factor AP-2 gamma-like (The sequence of the model RefSeq protein was modified relative to this genomic sequence to represent the inferred CDS: inserted 2 bases in 1 codon), producing MCERVSESALHQVHYVPPSSGAWSSESASGGGEPGGSLPQDLQDGSSNGNPPLPHLSSARQHLFSPAPPLSHTGVAQYQPPPYFPPPYQSLTCSQWADPYSHLGEANAAINPLHQRAPAGSQPQAWPSPQSQEAAGLPWHQGRLAGLQPHLSGPDGSAMSAPRDAHALDADGLVENLGLHDLGQLMDEVQRVDEQPLLLHDQTGIRKGPISMTKNPLSLPCQKELVGAVMNPCEVFCSVPGRLALLGSTSKYTVTVAEVQRRLSPPECLNASILGGVLRRAKSKNGGRSLREKLHKFGLNLPAGRRKAAHVTLLTSLVEGEAVHLAQDFASVCEAEFPSKPVAEHLTRPHLGGRNEMATRKNMLLAAQQVCQEFTDLLHQDRTPSGNNWPAPVLEANIQNCLSHFSLITHGFGSQALCAAVSAMQNYIKEALVIIEKSSMNPGDQSPAXTSEKMEKQRK